The Montipora capricornis isolate CH-2021 chromosome 6, ASM3666992v2, whole genome shotgun sequence genome has a window encoding:
- the LOC138052356 gene encoding uncharacterized protein, which yields MFFVYREDCTSKHRATFFGVCCTMASLSGIRWLLYSTFLFSFLECESANGNHTKDQPFPFSNMSDVSLCACHDSQHRIYNLASLAKSGGPRFTAKAKDSYWYSYNPCKSFTLGTFGDCSGGDVAICCWTNTSYTDIGSQRSEKCGHTSQRTMKLVYTKGSQWHSEVHLKCDPERKSIQSAEFTVITDLKAGAMKFCLKHICACPDGCPKNPTKRPSVTTPQYTASQSTRTTAPSRTTKKATRAITEKATSPSRTSGKTSSSTNGTTGFSLYTMYTFVPPFQGFPYEKPLEISLVALGIVFFVMLAVLSIRFCIRRWGYNDDGNDVRQPLLPGAQSAGDVTKNICPKSDDGGRTKNLLNASQPLPVSAPNLDCNITVSKKDDFNEVKIASGPV from the exons CGTTTGCTGCACCATGGCTTCGCTGAGCGGCATCAGGTGGCTTTTGTACTCGACCTTCCTGTTTAGTTTCCTTGAGTGTGAATCAGCGAATGGCAACCATACAAAAGACCAGCCTTTTCCTTTTTCCAACATGTCGGACGTTTCTCTGTGCGCTTGCCATGATAGCCAGCACAGAATTTATAATTTAGCGAGTCTAGCGAAATCAGGGGGTCCAAG GTTTACTGCAAAAGCAAAGGATAGCTATTGGTACAGCTACAATCCATGCAAATCATTTACGCTGGGGACGTTTGGAGACTGCTCCGGAGGTGATGTTGCT ATTTGCTGTTGGACTAACACAAGTTATACGGACATAGGATCTCAGAGAAGTGAAAAGTGTGGCCATACCTCTCAACGTACAATGAAATTGGTGTATAC CAAAGGAAGCCAGTGGCATTCTGAGGTCCATCTAAAATGCGATCCCGAAAGGAAAAGCATTCAATCTGCCGAGTTTACAGTTATTACAGATCTTAAAGCTGGTGCTATG AAATTTTGTCTGAAGCACATCTGCGCGTGTCCAGATGGTTGTCCAAAGAATCCTACAAAAAGACCGTCGGTGACAACTCCTC AATACACTGCCTCGCAGAGCACAAGGACAACTGCACCTTCCAGGACAACAAAGAAAGCAACTCGGGCAATAACAGAGAAGGCTACTTCGCCTTCCAGAACATCTGGGAAAACATCTAGTTCAACAAATGGGACAACTGGCTTTTCTCTGTATACAATGTATACCTTTGTACCACCATTTCAAG GTTTTCCATATGAGAAGCCGCTAGAGATTTCCCTTGTAGCACTCGGAATTGTATTCTTCGTAATGCTTGCAGTCCTCTCAATACGTTTTTGTATCAGGCGTTGGGGCTATAACGACGACGGCAATGACGTCAGGCAACCCCTCTTACCTGGTGCACAGAGTGCCGGCGATGTAACTAAAAACATTTGTCCTAAATCAGATGATGGTGGCAGAACTAAAAATCTACTCAATGCATCTCAACCACTTCCAGTGAGCGCGCCGAACTTGGACTGCAACATTACGGTGTCTAAGAAAGATGACTTCAACGAAGTTAAGATAGCTAGCGGGCCTGTTTGA